Proteins encoded within one genomic window of Streptomyces profundus:
- a CDS encoding carbohydrate ABC transporter permease has translation MNRTTPLRRLGLAVAVAALLAFTLFPVYWMVSSAFDPAADHRGAAVLPQGFTLDHFRHVLDTGEFGRYLRNSALVGLGTVLLSGLLALFAAVAVARFRFRLRTKVLVMILVVQMVPLEALVIPLFLQMRDLQLLNSLLGLTIVYLAFSLPFAIWTLRGFVAAVPEELEEAAYLDGCGWWRMFRSVLLPLVAPGLVATSVFAFIVAWNEFVFAFVFLQDDAKYTAAVGLHRFFGQYSTDWGAVMAGSTLITLPVLVFFVLVQRRLAAGLAAGAIK, from the coding sequence GTGAACCGGACGACCCCGCTGCGGCGTCTTGGCCTGGCGGTGGCCGTGGCCGCGCTGTTGGCGTTCACCCTCTTTCCCGTCTACTGGATGGTCTCCTCCGCCTTCGACCCGGCCGCCGACCACCGGGGCGCGGCCGTGCTGCCGCAGGGCTTCACCCTGGACCACTTCCGGCATGTGCTGGACACCGGCGAGTTCGGGCGCTACCTGCGGAACTCCGCGCTGGTCGGCCTCGGTACCGTGCTGCTCTCCGGACTGCTGGCGCTCTTCGCCGCCGTGGCCGTGGCCAGGTTCCGCTTCCGGCTGCGCACCAAGGTGCTGGTGATGATCCTGGTGGTGCAGATGGTGCCCCTGGAGGCGCTGGTGATCCCGCTCTTCCTCCAGATGCGCGATCTCCAGCTGCTCAACAGCCTGTTGGGGCTGACCATCGTCTATCTCGCCTTCTCGCTGCCGTTCGCGATCTGGACGCTGCGTGGCTTTGTCGCCGCCGTGCCCGAGGAGTTGGAGGAGGCGGCCTATCTGGACGGCTGCGGCTGGTGGCGGATGTTCCGCTCGGTGCTGTTGCCACTGGTGGCACCAGGACTTGTGGCCACCAGCGTGTTCGCCTTCATCGTCGCCTGGAACGAGTTCGTCTTCGCCTTTGTCTTCCTCCAGGACGACGCCAAGTACACCGCCGCCGTCGGGCTGCACCGCTTCTTCGGGCAGTACAGCACCGACTGGGGTGCCGTGATGGCGGGTTCGACGCTGATCACCCTGCCGGTGCTCGTCTTCTTCGTCCTGGTGCAGCGCCGCCTCGCCGCCGGCCTCGCCGCCGGCGCCATCAAGTGA
- a CDS encoding carbohydrate ABC transporter permease produces the protein MATEPRATEAGAAARARARAARVRALRPWLLLAPALGVLAVLLFWPLARVVLLSFQDYGLRQINTGESDYTGLDNYRDILGDSFLWTTVLPNTVLFALSCVLLTVVLGTLVALLLRRLGPGWRLVCSCAIMTAWAMPAVTGTYVWIWIFDPLNGVVSGGLDAVGAIEPRETNWFTDRWSFYAIATLNVVHHGFPFVAITVYAALLTIPRELPEAALMDGANAWQRFWRITVPTIRPVFLVVTILSTIWDFKVFAQIYLMPGGAGANQDVLNLGVWSYIQSFSRNEYGMGSAIAVLLTLLLLAITVGYVKALSREGDQL, from the coding sequence TTGGCGACTGAGCCGCGCGCGACCGAGGCGGGGGCCGCCGCGCGCGCCAGGGCCCGTGCGGCCAGGGTGCGGGCGCTCCGGCCCTGGCTGCTGCTGGCCCCCGCCCTCGGCGTGCTCGCCGTGCTGCTGTTCTGGCCGCTCGCGCGGGTGGTGCTGCTGTCCTTCCAGGACTACGGGCTGCGGCAGATCAACACGGGCGAGAGCGACTACACCGGTCTCGACAACTACCGGGACATCCTGGGGGACTCCTTCCTGTGGACCACGGTGCTCCCCAACACCGTGCTCTTCGCGCTGAGTTGCGTGCTGCTCACGGTGGTGCTCGGCACCCTGGTCGCGCTGCTGCTGCGCCGCCTGGGGCCCGGCTGGCGGCTGGTCTGCTCCTGCGCGATCATGACGGCCTGGGCGATGCCCGCCGTCACCGGCACCTATGTCTGGATCTGGATCTTTGACCCGCTCAACGGCGTGGTGAGCGGCGGCCTCGACGCGGTGGGCGCGATCGAGCCGAGGGAGACCAACTGGTTCACCGACCGCTGGTCGTTCTACGCCATCGCCACGCTCAACGTGGTGCACCACGGCTTCCCCTTCGTGGCCATCACCGTCTACGCGGCGCTGCTCACCATCCCCAGGGAACTGCCGGAGGCGGCCCTGATGGACGGCGCGAACGCCTGGCAGCGGTTCTGGCGGATCACCGTGCCGACCATCCGTCCGGTCTTCCTGGTGGTCACCATTCTCTCCACCATCTGGGACTTCAAGGTCTTCGCGCAGATCTATCTGATGCCGGGCGGCGCGGGGGCCAACCAGGACGTGCTCAACCTCGGTGTCTGGTCCTATATCCAGTCCTTCAGCCGCAACGAGTACGGCATGGGCTCCGCCATCGCGGTGCTGCTCACCCTGCTGCTGCTCGCCATCACCGTGGGCTATGTGAAGGCCCTGTCCAGGGAGGGGGACCAGCTGTGA